A region from the Cuculus canorus isolate bCucCan1 chromosome 14, bCucCan1.pri, whole genome shotgun sequence genome encodes:
- the SAP30L gene encoding histone deacetylase complex subunit SAP30L, producing MNGFSTEEDSRDGPPAAPFYGQSCCLIDDGDRCVRPAGNASFSKRIQKSISQKKLKLDIDKSVRHLYICDFHKNFIQSVRNKRKRKTSDDGGDSPEHETDVPEVDLFQLQVNTLRRYKRHYKLQTRPGLNKAQLAETVSRHFRNIPVNEKETLAYFIYMVKNNKSRLDQKSEGSKQLE from the exons ATGAATGGTTTCAGCACGGAGGAGGACAGCCGGGACGGGCCGCCCGCAGCCCCCTTCTacgggcagagctgctgcctcatCGACGACGGCGACCGCTGCGTGCGCCCCGCCGGCAACGCGTCCTTCAGCAAGCGCATCCAGAAGAGCATCTCGCAGAAGAAGCTCAAGCTCGACATCGATAAAAGC GTGAGGCATCTCTATATTTGTGATTTTCACAAGAACTTCATTCAAAGTGTCCgaaacaaaagaaagaggaagacaaGTGATGACGGAGGTGACTCTCCTGAGCATGAAACAGATGTCCCAGAG GTCGACTTGTTCCAGCTCCAAGTGAACACTCTGCGACGTTACAAGAGGCATTATAAGTTGCAGACTAGGCCTGGACTCAACAAGGCTCAACTAGCAGAA ACTGTCAGTCGTCACTTCAGGAATATTCCTGTGAATGAGAAAGAGACGCTTGCATATTTCATCTACATGGTGAAGAACAACAAGAGCAGGCTGGACCAGAAATCAGAAGGTAGCAAGCAACTAGAATGA